The proteins below come from a single Branchiostoma floridae strain S238N-H82 chromosome 5, Bfl_VNyyK, whole genome shotgun sequence genomic window:
- the LOC118416129 gene encoding nicotinamide N-methyltransferase-like, with protein sequence MADTKMTLRMPGEDYIRYFQPRGLLDTYYRDFPQQDDGKDYRHWLMNTHHQTFKSGKFKGRRLLDVGTGPNIMSVLSASKYFPDITCTDYVQNCRDELQMWLRDDPGAFDFGSYLQYLSTLEGGSTTPEDIATRLRTAVKAVLPCDVTQPNPLAPQSFEPFDVVVSCLCVDSACKTRVEYCACLGNMASLVKSGGGLILVGTLNGGTMYTVGKEIFYNVPDIDEDFLRDSLEKAGFENVEIELQSSNLDVNLANTPAFYYLTAEKA encoded by the exons atggcggacaccAAGATGACTCTCCGCATGCCGGGCGAAGATTACATCCGCTATTTCCAACCAAGGGGTCTTCTGGACACTTACTACCGCGACTTTCCTCAGCAGGACGATGGAAAAGATTACCGACACTGGCTCATGAATACCCACCACCAGACTTTCAAATCAG gtAAGTTCAAAGGAAGGCGCCTTCTGGATGTCGGTACTGGGCCAAACATCATGAGCGTTTTGAGCGCCAGCAAGTACTTCCCCGACATAACGTGTACGGATTACGTGCAG AACTGCCGCGACGAGCTTCAGATGTGGCTTCGTGACGACCCCGGTGCTTTTGATTTTGGCTCTTACCTGCAGTACCTCAGCACACTGGAAGGGGGCAG CACTACCCCAGAGGACATCGCAACGCGCCTGCGCACAGCAGTGAAGGCCGTCCTGCCCTGTGACGTCACTCAACCAAACCCGCTGGCGCCACAAAG TTTCGAGCCCTTCGATGTCGTCGTCTCATGTCTCTGCGTGGACTCGGCCTGCAAGACCAGGGTGGAGTACTGCGCATGCCTGGGAAACATGGCGTCACTCGTCAAGTCGGGCGGAGGTCTCATCCTCGTCGGTACCCTGAACGGCGGTACCATGTACACTGTGGGGAAGGAAATCTTCTACAACGTCCCCGACATTGACGAAGATTTTCTTCGCGACAGTTTGGAGAAGGCTGGTTTTGAAAACGTTGAAATTGAGCTGCAGTCCAGTAATCTGGATGTGAATCTTGCCAACACACCAGCTTTCTATTACCTGACAGCCGAAAAGGCCTAA